A single genomic interval of Helianthus annuus cultivar XRQ/B chromosome 13, HanXRQr2.0-SUNRISE, whole genome shotgun sequence harbors:
- the LOC110900271 gene encoding AT-hook motif nuclear-localized protein 22 — MNPVTTHGRPLPPPFHSRDLHIQQQQQHYHQFQQQPLHEEEDQVVGHKRDRDGNNSNNNNDGGGGGRELASVVTGGDQGDHSSGGGGSGGSRRPRGRPAGSKNKPKPPVIITRDSPNALRSHVMEVASGCDIQESIANFSLRKQRGVCILSGSGTVTNVTLKQPATAGDVLTLHGRFEILSLSGSFLPPPAPPAASGLTIYLAGGQGQVVGGGVVGPLLASGPVVIMAASFGNAAYERLPLEEEETTPVSPSGINGQQQQQQQQLMNEANPPLFHGMPPNMLNSLPTDAYWGANRPPF; from the coding sequence ATGAATCCAGTAACTACACATGGTCGTCCTCTACCTCCTCCTTTTCATAGTAGAGATCTtcatatacaacaacaacaacaacactacCATCAGTTTCAACAGCAGCCGCTACATGAGGAGGAAGATCAAGTTGTCGGTCATAAGAGAGACCGTGATGggaataatagtaataataataatgatggtggtggtggtggaagagAGTTAGCTTCGGTGGTGACAGGAGGGGATCAAGGAGATCatagtagtggtggtggtggaagtgGTGGTTCAAGGCGGCCACGAGGGCGTCCGGCTGGATCGAAGAATAAGCCGAAGCCACCGGTTATTATCACGAGGGATAGCCCTAACGCGCTGCGGTCGCATGTGATGGAGGTGGCGAGCGGGTGTGATATACAAGAGAGCATAGCGAATTTTTCGCTAAGGAAACAAAGAGGGGTTTGTATATTGAGTGGTAGTGGAACGGTTACTAATGTAACCCTGAAGCAGCCGGCGACAGCTGGGGATGTGTTGACCCTACATGGGCGATTTGAGATCTTATCGCTTTCAGGGTCATTTCTTCCACCCCCAGCTCCACCGGCTGCTTCAGGGTTAACTATTTACTTGGCCGGTGGACAAGGGCAAGTGGTTGGAGGAGGGGTTGTGGGACCCTTGTTGGCTTCCGGGCCGGTGGTAATCATGGCGGCGTCATTTGGAAATGCGGCATATGAGAGACTTCCTCTTGAAGAAGAAGAGACTACACCGGTTTCCCCTTCTGGGATTAacggtcaacaacaacaacaacaacaacaactaatGAACGAGGCGAATCCGCCTTTGTTCCATGGAATGCCTCCTAATATGCTAAATTCGTTGCCAACGGATGCCTATTGGGGTGCGAATCGTCCTCCTTTTTGA